Proteins from one Chryseobacterium arthrosphaerae genomic window:
- a CDS encoding SDR family oxidoreductase has translation MDFSEQIFSAEEWEACLKVLHALKDQPFRNPDNKTFSGLITKIHKNAKKQNRHELYSEMKSHDLAVNAGSVLMQKALAGVSAFYDDEKDEVKLTKLQIPKNCYCCNQSYQYAHSFYSRLCPQCAGENYEKRFETADLTWRNVILTGGRVKVGFATALKLLRSGANLVLTTRFPALAMELMQQETDYENWKDRLWIYGLDLRNLKAIQEFTDFYKFNFDTLDILINNAAQTIKYPDEYYLPVVQREKEKLMDFKDLHNLVPNCTEISHEMTKLEYAQNEMTQVALTRFGQPVDNREKTSWNSTLEEVSMYELVEVNLINHIAPYFLIKELKPLMKNSSHKEKFIINVTSSEGIFSYENKTVYHPHTNMTKAALNMMTLTSAREFENDQIYMTAVDVGWISTGAKESLRKKQFEQGYIPPLDSVDGAARILHPVIEGINGKCFSGVLLKNYKIHTW, from the coding sequence ATGGATTTTTCAGAACAAATATTTTCAGCCGAAGAATGGGAAGCATGTCTCAAGGTTCTTCATGCATTGAAAGATCAGCCTTTCCGGAATCCTGATAATAAAACGTTCTCAGGGCTGATTACCAAAATTCATAAGAATGCCAAAAAACAGAACCGTCATGAATTGTACTCGGAAATGAAGTCTCATGATCTTGCTGTGAATGCAGGCTCTGTACTGATGCAGAAAGCATTGGCCGGGGTTTCCGCTTTTTATGATGATGAAAAGGATGAGGTAAAACTTACTAAACTTCAAATCCCTAAAAACTGCTACTGCTGTAACCAAAGTTATCAGTATGCCCACTCTTTCTATTCAAGGTTGTGCCCTCAGTGTGCAGGAGAAAATTATGAAAAACGGTTTGAAACAGCTGACCTCACGTGGCGGAATGTAATCCTTACCGGCGGAAGAGTAAAAGTAGGTTTTGCCACAGCATTGAAGCTGTTGAGAAGTGGAGCCAATCTGGTGTTGACAACCCGTTTCCCGGCATTGGCTATGGAACTTATGCAGCAGGAAACAGATTATGAAAACTGGAAAGACAGACTCTGGATCTATGGGCTGGATCTTAGAAATCTTAAAGCGATTCAGGAGTTTACAGACTTTTATAAATTCAATTTTGACACGTTGGATATCCTGATCAATAATGCTGCTCAGACGATTAAGTATCCCGATGAATATTATCTTCCGGTTGTACAACGTGAAAAAGAAAAACTGATGGATTTTAAAGATCTTCACAACCTGGTTCCGAATTGTACAGAAATTTCTCATGAAATGACAAAACTGGAATATGCACAGAATGAAATGACCCAGGTGGCCCTTACCCGTTTCGGGCAACCCGTGGATAACCGGGAGAAAACGAGCTGGAATTCAACACTGGAAGAAGTTTCTATGTATGAACTGGTAGAAGTAAACCTCATCAATCATATAGCACCCTATTTTCTGATCAAAGAACTGAAGCCTCTGATGAAGAATTCATCCCATAAAGAAAAGTTCATCATCAATGTAACCTCTTCAGAAGGAATCTTCAGCTATGAAAACAAAACGGTATATCACCCGCATACCAATATGACGAAGGCAGCACTCAATATGATGACGCTTACCTCTGCCAGAGAATTTGAAAACGATCAGATCTATATGACAGCCGTTGATGTGGGATGGATTTCTACAGGAGCTAAGGAAAGTCTCAGAAAAAAACAGTTTGAGCAGGGATATATCCCGCCATTGGATTCTGTAGACGGAGCAGCGAGAATTTTACATCCGGTTATAGAAGGTATTAATGGAAAATGTTTCAGCGGAGTTTTATTGAAGAATT
- a CDS encoding Na+/H+ antiporter gives MVENFIYYLGLVLVIIGSIMLANRLKVAYPIILVVAGLLISFIPGLPAVTIDPELIFIIFLPPLLYEAAFAVSWKEIWKLRRIITSFAFIVVFLTAISVAFVANSYIPGFSLALGFVLGGIVSPPDAVSAGAILKFVKVPKNMSTVLEGESLFNDASSLIIFRFAMVAVATGQFIWQDAAVSFGWMVFGGLGIGVVLAFIFLKIEKIFPTDVNMDAILSLVAPYVMYIAAEEVHSSGVLAVVSGGLFLSVRRHEIFRTSESRLRGSNVWESFVFLINGIVFLLIGLDLPEIMVGLDKEGIGLSEAVGYGLLVTAVLIIVRFLASFGAVFVTLIMRNFINVADRDPGMKAPILMSWTGMRGVVSLAAALSIPVVMENGQPFPHRDLILFITFIVILATLIIQGLTLPALIKKLKLSDTESGYMSEEESEHYLRKEMRRVALRYLNENYKERRSENEYFNRLMDRWEQEDKEDSVHKFSDKSKEIYFETLEQQRIWLRAENRRNPNIDEEYIRHYLTRLDLEEERLRM, from the coding sequence ATGGTGGAAAACTTTATTTATTACTTAGGACTGGTCCTGGTGATTATCGGCTCGATTATGCTGGCCAACCGCTTAAAGGTGGCCTATCCCATTATACTCGTTGTGGCAGGATTGCTGATCAGTTTTATTCCCGGACTTCCGGCTGTTACAATAGATCCTGAGCTCATATTCATTATTTTTCTTCCCCCATTATTGTATGAAGCTGCTTTTGCTGTTTCATGGAAAGAAATCTGGAAGTTGAGGCGTATCATTACCAGCTTTGCTTTCATAGTGGTATTTCTCACTGCCATATCAGTGGCATTTGTTGCCAATTCCTATATTCCCGGATTTTCACTCGCATTAGGATTTGTCTTAGGTGGTATTGTATCGCCGCCGGATGCAGTGAGTGCCGGAGCTATTTTAAAATTTGTAAAAGTTCCTAAGAATATGTCTACCGTTTTGGAAGGTGAAAGCTTATTCAATGATGCTTCCTCTCTGATCATCTTCAGATTTGCTATGGTAGCAGTAGCCACAGGACAGTTTATATGGCAGGATGCTGCAGTAAGCTTCGGATGGATGGTGTTCGGAGGCCTGGGAATAGGCGTTGTACTGGCTTTTATCTTTCTGAAAATAGAAAAAATATTTCCTACCGATGTCAATATGGATGCCATACTCAGTCTGGTAGCCCCTTATGTAATGTATATTGCGGCTGAAGAAGTTCACTCATCAGGTGTTTTAGCGGTGGTAAGCGGAGGATTGTTCCTTTCTGTCAGAAGACATGAAATATTCCGGACCTCAGAATCCAGGTTGAGAGGATCCAATGTCTGGGAAAGCTTTGTATTCCTGATCAATGGAATTGTATTTCTGCTGATCGGGCTGGACCTGCCGGAAATTATGGTAGGATTGGATAAAGAAGGAATTGGTTTGTCTGAAGCAGTAGGGTATGGGCTATTAGTAACTGCAGTATTGATTATTGTACGTTTTCTGGCTTCATTTGGAGCCGTCTTCGTTACCCTGATCATGAGAAACTTTATTAATGTGGCGGATAGAGACCCGGGCATGAAAGCGCCCATCCTGATGAGCTGGACCGGAATGCGGGGGGTGGTTTCCCTGGCTGCAGCATTATCCATTCCTGTAGTGATGGAAAACGGACAGCCTTTTCCCCATCGTGATCTTATTCTCTTCATTACTTTTATCGTTATCCTTGCTACACTCATCATTCAGGGGCTGACGTTGCCGGCACTGATCAAAAAACTCAAATTATCTGATACGGAAAGCGGATATATGTCTGAAGAAGAATCAGAACATTATTTGCGGAAAGAAATGCGCCGTGTTGCTTTAAGGTATCTGAATGAAAATTATAAAGAAAGAAGAAGTGAAAACGAATATTTTAACAGGCTGATGGACCGTTGGGAGCAGGAAGATAAAGAAGATTCCGTTCACAAGTTCTCTGACAAGTCCAAAGAGATTTATTTTGAAACCCTTGAACAGCAGCGTATCTGGCTCAGGGCAGAAAACCGGCGTAATCCGAATATTGATGAAGAATATATCAGACACTATCTGACGAGGCTGGATCTGGAAGAAGAAAGACTCAGAATGTAA
- a CDS encoding DUF434 domain-containing protein: protein MNNRNRGKNTGDDTLFASEKQLSKLRAAVQDMQYLLTREYPEKAASELVGNRYRLKTRQIQALRGASASEMQIHNRKLKQLEASDLKEKTVYLDGFNVLILLESLLSGAYIFEGADGCFRDLSGVHGTYKRVNQTLRAVEAVASFFNKNHIHKLVWIFDQPVSNSGRIRQIILDFAAENTLNWEAELQYNPDKYLAESAGIIISSDAWILDHCREWFNLIGYLIREENLSVNLIKMV, encoded by the coding sequence ATGAATAACAGGAACCGTGGAAAAAATACAGGAGACGACACTTTATTCGCTTCTGAAAAACAACTCAGCAAACTGAGAGCTGCCGTTCAGGATATGCAGTATCTGCTGACAAGAGAATATCCGGAAAAAGCGGCATCTGAACTTGTAGGAAACCGCTACCGCTTAAAGACCCGGCAAATACAGGCGTTAAGAGGAGCATCAGCTTCAGAAATGCAGATCCACAACCGGAAATTAAAACAGCTGGAAGCTTCAGATCTTAAAGAAAAGACCGTTTATCTTGACGGGTTCAATGTGTTGATCCTGCTGGAGAGCTTACTTTCCGGAGCGTATATTTTTGAAGGTGCAGACGGCTGTTTCCGGGACCTTTCCGGTGTTCATGGAACTTATAAAAGGGTAAATCAAACCTTAAGAGCTGTGGAAGCTGTAGCCTCATTTTTTAACAAAAACCATATCCATAAGCTGGTGTGGATCTTTGATCAGCCGGTTTCCAACAGTGGAAGAATCAGGCAGATCATTCTTGATTTTGCAGCAGAAAATACGCTTAACTGGGAAGCAGAATTACAATATAATCCGGATAAATATCTGGCAGAAAGCGCAGGGATTATTATTTCTTCCGATGCATGGATCCTGGATCATTGCAGAGAATGGTTTAACCTCATCGGATATCTGATCAGAGAAGAAAACCTTTCCGTTAACCTCATTAAAATGGTGTAA
- a CDS encoding DUF4822 domain-containing protein, with the protein MNTLKKLCYLSAAMLLSASFVACSDNDDEMIIEQQTPSQVLSSTPWETTGAKDKNGNSVALTDASVAGYVGFAYFKADGKFAIYGLNDVLRSRGTWSVDAQGKTRTIAALNPDGTTIFTRDVEILVLNKNEFTYRIRPNSADPSVYYDIIHTRTSHAEPGNGQLTLASTPWETTGAKDKNGNTIVLTDPSVAGYVGYSYFKANGTFKIFGLNDVLRSQGTWSISADGKKRTLVGLDNNGAVIFTRVVDILVLNDTTFTYRITPDATNNPTVFYDIIHTKVDHKEP; encoded by the coding sequence ATGAATACACTGAAAAAATTATGTTATCTGTCTGCAGCAATGCTTTTGTCAGCATCTTTTGTTGCATGTTCTGATAATGATGACGAAATGATCATTGAACAGCAGACCCCCTCACAGGTTTTATCTTCTACACCATGGGAAACCACAGGAGCTAAAGATAAGAATGGAAACAGCGTGGCTTTAACGGATGCCAGCGTTGCCGGATATGTTGGTTTTGCCTACTTCAAAGCTGATGGAAAATTTGCGATCTACGGGTTGAATGATGTATTGAGATCCAGAGGAACATGGTCTGTAGACGCACAGGGAAAAACAAGAACGATCGCTGCCTTGAATCCTGACGGAACGACTATTTTCACCCGTGATGTGGAAATCCTTGTATTGAATAAAAATGAATTTACATACAGAATCCGTCCTAACTCAGCTGACCCGTCTGTTTATTACGATATCATCCATACAAGAACTTCACATGCAGAACCGGGCAACGGTCAGCTTACTTTAGCTTCCACGCCATGGGAAACTACCGGGGCAAAAGATAAGAACGGGAATACTATTGTTTTAACAGATCCCAGCGTTGCCGGATATGTAGGATATTCTTACTTCAAAGCTAACGGAACTTTCAAAATCTTCGGTTTAAATGATGTGCTGAGATCTCAGGGAACATGGAGTATTTCTGCTGACGGAAAGAAAAGAACCCTTGTAGGCCTGGATAATAACGGAGCGGTTATTTTTACCCGTGTTGTGGATATTCTTGTCCTGAACGACACTACGTTCACCTACAGAATTACGCCTGACGCCACCAACAACCCAACTGTATTTTACGACATCATCCATACTAAAGTTGACCATAAGGAGCCTTAG
- a CDS encoding MBL fold metallo-hydrolase produces the protein MNLVKQLGQFPDEKRKEYFSTLPNYLNGRFQNILTTPPLLEGESMTKALLQSLCKVENTSPATALPFVVTDLKNLQPEENVLVWFGHSSYFIQVDGKKFLIDPVFSGNASPMPGSIKAFQGADYYKPEHMPEIDFLLISHDHWDHLDYKTVQALKNKVGKVICGLGTGQHFEYWGWDIDTIIEKNWWESIDIAEGFRITLTPSRHFSGRLLNRNISLWTSFVLKTPSMNLFLGGDSGYGNHFTEIGNKYGPFDLAVMENGQYNEKWPYIHTLPEQLMTEIQELRAKNFIPVHNSKFKLAQHAWYEPLQLAAKYAEENDIPITLPKIGEKADLKNLGNTAWKKWWEDYM, from the coding sequence ATGAATTTAGTAAAGCAACTCGGGCAATTCCCCGATGAGAAAAGAAAAGAATATTTCAGCACACTTCCCAATTATCTTAACGGAAGATTTCAGAATATATTGACGACCCCGCCTTTGCTGGAAGGGGAAAGTATGACGAAAGCACTTCTTCAAAGCTTATGCAAAGTCGAAAATACTTCCCCGGCAACTGCACTTCCTTTTGTAGTAACAGACCTGAAGAACCTTCAGCCGGAAGAAAATGTTCTGGTTTGGTTTGGGCACAGCTCTTACTTCATACAGGTTGATGGTAAAAAATTTCTGATTGATCCCGTTTTCAGTGGAAATGCTTCCCCGATGCCAGGCTCTATTAAAGCCTTTCAGGGAGCAGACTACTATAAGCCGGAACATATGCCGGAGATAGATTTTCTGCTGATCTCCCATGACCACTGGGACCATCTGGATTATAAAACTGTTCAGGCACTAAAAAATAAAGTGGGGAAGGTGATCTGTGGATTGGGAACCGGACAGCATTTTGAGTACTGGGGCTGGGATATCGATACAATTATTGAAAAAAACTGGTGGGAAAGCATTGATATTGCAGAAGGTTTCAGAATTACCCTGACCCCTTCAAGACATTTTTCCGGAAGACTGCTGAACCGGAACATCTCACTCTGGACCTCTTTTGTACTGAAAACACCTTCCATGAACCTCTTTTTGGGTGGTGACAGCGGATATGGAAACCATTTTACAGAAATCGGAAATAAATACGGACCGTTTGATCTTGCCGTGATGGAAAACGGACAGTACAACGAAAAGTGGCCTTACATTCATACCCTGCCGGAACAGCTTATGACTGAAATACAGGAACTGAGAGCCAAAAATTTTATCCCTGTGCACAATTCAAAGTTCAAACTGGCACAGCATGCATGGTACGAACCCTTGCAACTGGCAGCAAAATATGCAGAAGAAAATGATATACCAATTACCCTCCCGAAAATAGGAGAAAAAGCAGATCTGAAAAACCTTGGAAATACCGCCTGGAAAAAATGGTGGGAAGATTATATGTAA